The Urocitellus parryii isolate mUroPar1 chromosome 6, mUroPar1.hap1, whole genome shotgun sequence genome includes a window with the following:
- the Tcf15 gene encoding transcription factor 15, whose amino-acid sequence MAFALLRPVGAHVLYPDVRLLSEDEENRSESDASDQSFGCCEGLEAARRGPGPGGGRRAGGSAGPVVVVRQRQAANARERDRTQSVNTAFTALRTLIPTEPVDRKLSKIETLRLASSYIAHLANVLLLGDAADDGQPCFRAAGSAKGTVPAAADGGRQPRSICTFCLSNQRKGGGRRDLGGSCLKVRGVAPLRGPRR is encoded by the exons ATGGCGTTCGCGCTGCTGCGCCCCGTCGGTGCGCACGTGCTGTACCCGGACGTGCGGCTGCTGAGCGAGGACGAGGAGAACCGTAGCGAGAGCGACGCGTCCGATCAGTCGTTCGGCTGCTGCGAAGGCCTGGAGGCGGCTCGGCGCGGCCCGGGCCCCgggggcgggcggcgggcgggcggcAGCGCGGGTCCCGTGGTGGTGGTGCGACAGCGGCAGGCGGCCAACGCGAGGGAGCGGGACCGCACGCAGAGCGTGAACACGGCCTTCACCGCGCTGCGCACGCTCATCCCCACCGAGCCCGTGGACCGCAAGCTGTCCAAGATCGAGACGCTGCGCCTGGCGTCCAGCTACATCGCGCACCTGGCCAACGTGCTGCTTCTGGGGGACGCGGCCGACGACGGGCAGCCGTGCTTCCGTGCGGCGGGCAGTGCCAAGGGCACTGTCCCCGCAGCCGCCGACGGCGGCCGCCAGCCGCGCTCCATCTGCACCTTCTGCCTCAGCAACCAGCGCAAGGGG GGTGGCCGTCGTGACCTGGGAGGCAGCTGCTTGAAGGTGAGGGGAGTGGCCCCCCTTCGAGGGCCACGGAGATGA